A DNA window from Halostella litorea contains the following coding sequences:
- a CDS encoding HEAT repeat domain-containing protein, with product MTDGSEAGDPPPAAALRDAIDREASAEVESLVRRLRDGSDDAWKDRLRVLQSAADTEPSTVAPALPLFDAFLTDGDRPVRLRAVKTVVAVAESRPTAVEPLVEVLTERLYDDFYFVRARAAEALGLLARADPSAVDATTARARFLDCLGDEKPAARGKAAKAFAHLAAGDPDACRSAVGNFAARLDDESPVVRFWLATAVATVALDHPQTVEPIGDDVADLLADGNPFVRGRALECLGALRRDGWRPDGAVDFEPHLTDGNSFVQARACWALAGDDGRVEAHRPRLEELARADDDAVRRAATTALDGHAHGASGAGVQLVEDFRDPAYSFDADVEHPEPRENACPNCGTTYPPAGPPVCPTCDTPGR from the coding sequence GTGACCGACGGGAGCGAGGCGGGCGACCCGCCGCCGGCGGCAGCCCTCCGCGACGCCATCGACCGGGAGGCGAGCGCGGAGGTGGAATCGCTGGTTCGGCGGCTGCGGGACGGGAGCGACGACGCGTGGAAGGACCGGCTGCGGGTGCTGCAGTCGGCCGCGGACACGGAGCCGTCGACCGTCGCGCCGGCGCTCCCGCTGTTCGACGCGTTTCTGACGGACGGCGACCGGCCGGTTCGGCTGCGGGCGGTCAAGACGGTCGTCGCGGTCGCGGAGTCCCGCCCGACGGCCGTCGAGCCGCTCGTCGAGGTGCTGACCGAGCGCCTGTACGACGACTTCTACTTCGTGCGGGCCCGCGCCGCGGAGGCCCTGGGGCTGCTCGCCCGGGCCGACCCGTCGGCGGTCGACGCGACGACGGCGCGGGCGCGGTTCCTCGACTGCCTGGGGGACGAGAAGCCGGCGGCCCGCGGGAAGGCCGCGAAGGCCTTCGCGCACCTCGCCGCCGGGGACCCCGACGCGTGCCGGTCCGCCGTCGGGAACTTCGCCGCTCGACTCGACGACGAGAGCCCCGTGGTCCGCTTCTGGCTCGCCACGGCCGTCGCGACCGTCGCGCTCGACCACCCGCAAACGGTGGAGCCGATCGGCGACGACGTCGCGGACCTGCTGGCCGACGGGAACCCGTTCGTCCGCGGCCGCGCCCTCGAGTGCCTGGGCGCGCTCCGCCGGGACGGCTGGCGGCCCGACGGGGCCGTCGACTTCGAACCGCACCTGACCGACGGGAACAGCTTCGTGCAGGCCCGGGCGTGCTGGGCGCTCGCGGGCGACGACGGTCGGGTCGAGGCGCACCGTCCGCGTCTCGAAGAACTAGCGCGGGCGGACGACGACGCCGTCCGGCGGGCGGCAACCACGGCGCTCGACGGCCACGCGCACGGGGCGTCCGGGGCCGGGGTCCAACTGGTCGAGGACTTCCGGGACCCCGCGTACTCGTTCGACGCGGACGTCGAACACCCGGAGCCCCGGGAGAACGCATGTCCGAACTGCGGAACGACGTACCCGCCGGCCGGCCCGCCGGTCTGCCCGACGTGTGACACGCCCGGACGATAG
- a CDS encoding DUF7551 domain-containing protein, with translation MVGQTLTALRSRIETRAVADGPFGVVCGRTNERIVPLGDLRFPDRETAAEAAQLAEQYRAALRRYDPELPCHDPVVCELPAVTRTPTADPGRDWAFPPTPPASTPGSGRIEFCHRVAGAVFETLSAGGHDAAERAVMDAYFEAAEAVTSRDRLCLHLLEGMAATLAGRFPPATQAEILREAATQLPGSPADATPVAAAFDRLGALEFFESYSLSDADGDAVCVSLTDYALSSTDAALPTLPITVDLLRRRPEAIPAVPDAVRVDDETWELTLATAPETPVGLSTAPVAGRQ, from the coding sequence ATGGTGGGCCAGACGCTGACCGCGCTCCGGTCGCGGATCGAAACCCGGGCCGTCGCGGACGGCCCCTTCGGCGTGGTCTGTGGCCGCACGAACGAGCGGATCGTCCCCCTCGGCGACCTGCGGTTCCCGGACCGGGAGACGGCGGCCGAGGCCGCCCAGCTGGCAGAGCAGTACCGCGCCGCGCTCCGGCGGTACGACCCCGAACTCCCGTGTCACGACCCGGTCGTCTGCGAACTGCCGGCGGTGACCCGGACGCCGACCGCCGACCCGGGCCGCGACTGGGCGTTTCCGCCGACCCCGCCGGCCTCCACGCCCGGTTCTGGGCGCATCGAGTTCTGCCACCGCGTCGCGGGCGCGGTGTTCGAGACGCTGTCGGCGGGCGGCCACGACGCGGCCGAGCGCGCCGTCATGGACGCGTACTTCGAGGCCGCCGAAGCGGTCACGAGCCGGGACCGGCTCTGTCTCCACCTCCTCGAGGGGATGGCGGCGACGCTGGCCGGCCGGTTCCCCCCGGCGACGCAGGCGGAGATCCTCCGCGAGGCGGCGACACAGCTCCCGGGGTCCCCGGCCGACGCCACTCCGGTCGCGGCCGCGTTCGACCGGCTCGGGGCCCTCGAGTTCTTCGAGAGCTACTCGCTGTCGGACGCCGACGGGGACGCGGTGTGTGTGTCGCTGACCGACTACGCGCTGTCGTCGACCGACGCCGCCCTCCCGACGCTGCCGATCACCGTGGACCTGTTGCGGCGGCGGCCGGAGGCGATCCCGGCCGTCCCCGACGCCGTTCGGGTCGACGACGAGACCTGGGAACTGACGCTTGCGACCGCCCCCGAGACGCCGGTCGGGCTGTCGACCGCCCCCGTCGCCGGCCGTCAGTGA